A single Agromyces sp. CF514 DNA region contains:
- a CDS encoding DUF6350 family protein, translated as MRRTTIAMLASLEAVVAALIGFALALVPLMLLWAVHFGLVVDAMVFVHAAAGVWLLGHGVDLTAQVDAVTASRMGLEGAGDPFTMSIALLGIALLTFAAGLRIGRRSAAADHALTGAIAAMAVFALAGAGAWVLVDSPALHATPGWSIGLPAFVVGLGALVGAVGESVRNPSTDVARAGFVRRTVAELPPTLVDVAAVSVRVGAGAAFGVLAVAGVLVALAITLDYATIAGLYQALDPGVDGGIALTMAELALLPNVVVWAAAWLLGPGFALGSGSVVSSGATVLGPVPGIPLLGALPEASPALGGLWLVVPVLLGFVGSWIIGTTRRRASGGGGAQWWWPLAVAAGSALVAGATLGLLANWSSGAVGPGRLAEVGPDGVAVGLVAAATVGIGTLAGGYAAFARRREEAGSGLAVRDRWRADPDPAPVDRSAPVTAPAFTAASAGRAAPAPRAEPERRTPEPGHRPEPVVARPVTQSEPAPRDPDAPWWRRDAPGRDPVTPGGDEQDTEAFDTTR; from the coding sequence ATGAGACGCACCACGATCGCCATGCTCGCCTCGCTCGAGGCGGTCGTCGCAGCGCTCATCGGCTTCGCCCTGGCGCTCGTGCCGTTGATGCTGCTGTGGGCGGTGCACTTCGGGCTCGTGGTCGACGCGATGGTGTTCGTGCACGCGGCGGCAGGTGTGTGGCTGCTCGGGCACGGGGTCGATCTCACGGCTCAGGTCGATGCCGTCACGGCATCGCGCATGGGCCTCGAGGGCGCGGGCGACCCGTTCACGATGTCGATCGCCCTGCTCGGCATCGCCCTGCTGACGTTCGCGGCCGGTCTCCGCATCGGTCGACGCTCGGCCGCCGCCGATCACGCGCTCACGGGAGCGATCGCCGCGATGGCGGTGTTCGCGCTCGCCGGTGCCGGCGCATGGGTGCTCGTCGACTCCCCGGCCCTGCACGCGACCCCCGGCTGGTCGATCGGCCTGCCCGCGTTCGTCGTCGGGCTCGGCGCGCTCGTCGGCGCGGTGGGGGAATCGGTGCGCAATCCGTCGACGGATGTCGCGCGGGCCGGGTTCGTGCGGCGCACGGTCGCCGAGCTGCCGCCGACCCTCGTCGACGTGGCCGCCGTGTCGGTGCGCGTCGGCGCCGGGGCGGCATTCGGGGTGCTGGCCGTCGCCGGCGTGCTGGTGGCGCTCGCGATCACGCTCGACTACGCGACCATCGCCGGCCTGTACCAGGCGCTCGATCCGGGCGTCGACGGCGGCATCGCACTGACGATGGCCGAGCTCGCGCTGCTGCCGAACGTCGTCGTCTGGGCGGCGGCGTGGCTGCTCGGGCCGGGGTTCGCGCTCGGCTCCGGGTCGGTCGTTTCCTCCGGGGCGACCGTGCTCGGTCCGGTGCCCGGCATCCCGCTGCTCGGTGCGCTGCCCGAGGCGTCGCCCGCACTCGGCGGCCTGTGGCTCGTGGTGCCCGTGCTCCTCGGATTCGTCGGCTCCTGGATCATCGGGACGACCCGCCGGCGAGCCTCCGGTGGCGGCGGCGCCCAGTGGTGGTGGCCGCTCGCCGTCGCCGCGGGTTCCGCGCTCGTCGCGGGCGCGACGCTCGGGCTCCTCGCGAACTGGTCGTCGGGAGCCGTCGGTCCCGGGCGGCTCGCCGAGGTCGGTCCCGACGGCGTCGCGGTCGGGCTCGTCGCCGCGGCGACGGTCGGCATCGGCACGCTGGCGGGCGGCTACGCGGCGTTCGCGCGCCGGCGCGAGGAGGCGGGCTCCGGTCTCGCGGTCCGCGACCGCTGGCGCGCCGATCCCGATCCCGCTCCCGTCGATCGGAGCGCTCCGGTGACCGCGCCGGCCTTCACCGCGGCGTCGGCCGGCCGCGCTGCACCGGCGCCTCGGGCCGAACCCGAGCGGCGGACCCCCGAGCCGGGCCATCGGCCCGAGCCCGTCGTCGCCCGACCGGTGACGCAGAGCGAGCCTGCGCCGAGGGACCCCGACGCCCCATGGTGGCGACGCGATGCGCCCGGGCGCGACCCCGTCACGCCCGGCGGCGACGAGCAGGACACCGAGGCCTTCGACACGACCCGCTAG
- the purN gene encoding phosphoribosylglycinamide formyltransferase, whose protein sequence is MLKLVVLISGTGSNLRSLLEAARDVEFPARIVAIGADRDADGLALGEEFGIPTFTVPFTAYPDRDAWGAELIEQVRLWEPDLVVLSGLMRLVPPAVVDAFSPALINTHPAYLPEFPGAHGVRDALAAGVDQTGASLIVVDNSVDGGPIIAQERVPVLPDDTESSLHDRIKPVERRLLIQAVLDIANSHLDLKELAR, encoded by the coding sequence GTGCTGAAGCTCGTCGTGCTCATCTCTGGCACCGGATCCAACCTTCGTTCCCTCCTCGAGGCCGCTCGAGACGTCGAGTTCCCCGCTCGGATCGTCGCGATCGGCGCCGACCGCGACGCCGACGGCCTGGCGCTCGGCGAGGAGTTCGGCATCCCGACCTTCACGGTGCCGTTCACCGCGTACCCCGATCGCGATGCGTGGGGCGCCGAGCTCATCGAGCAGGTGCGCCTGTGGGAGCCCGACCTCGTGGTGCTGTCGGGGCTCATGCGGCTCGTGCCTCCCGCGGTCGTCGACGCCTTCTCGCCCGCGCTCATCAACACGCATCCCGCCTACCTGCCCGAGTTCCCGGGGGCGCACGGCGTCCGCGACGCGCTCGCTGCGGGCGTCGACCAGACCGGCGCGAGCCTCATCGTCGTCGACAACTCGGTCGACGGCGGCCCCATCATCGCCCAGGAGCGCGTGCCGGTGCTGCCCGACGACACCGAGTCGTCGCTGCACGACCGCATCAAGCCCGTCGAACGCCGCCTGCTGATCCAGGCGGTGCTCGACATCGCCAACTCCCACCTCGACTTGAAGGAGCTCGCCCGATGA
- the purH gene encoding bifunctional phosphoribosylaminoimidazolecarboxamide formyltransferase/IMP cyclohydrolase produces MSGHTIDPSLYRPRDLVPVRRALIAVSDKRGLVELATELVAAGVELVSTGGTGKAISDAGLPVTQVAEVTGYPEHLDGRVRTLHPAVHSGLLADLRLEHHETQLAELDIKPYELVVVNLYPFAETVASGAGEAEVVEQIDIGGPAMVRASAKNHANVAVVVSPDRYAEIAAAVTAGGTTLAQRQVLAREAFRHTASYDVAVASWIGSVVAPDQPAEESPFPAWVGGTWSKDADLRYGENSHQKAAIYASNGGRPGIAQSVVLHGKEMSYNNYVDADAAVRAAFDFDAPAVAIIKHANPCGIAVASAGASDPIADAHRRAHECDPVSAFGGVIAANRTVTLEMAQTVSGIFTEVLIAPAFEAEALELLTQKKNIRLLTLPEGFAPTAVELKQVSGGLLLQQADRDFAPASDWTLAAGEPADEATLADLEFAWRACRAVKSNAILLASGGASVGVGMGQVNRVDSCKLAVERAGERASGSVAASDAFFPFADGLQILLDGGVRAVVQPGGSVRDEEVVEAARAAGVTMYFTGERHFFH; encoded by the coding sequence ATGAGCGGACACACGATCGACCCGAGCCTCTACCGACCGCGCGACCTCGTGCCGGTGCGCCGGGCCCTCATCGCGGTGAGCGACAAGCGCGGCCTCGTCGAGCTCGCCACCGAGCTCGTCGCCGCCGGCGTCGAACTCGTCTCGACGGGCGGCACGGGCAAGGCCATCTCCGACGCCGGGCTCCCGGTCACGCAGGTCGCCGAGGTCACGGGCTACCCCGAGCACCTCGACGGGCGCGTGCGCACCCTGCACCCCGCCGTGCACTCGGGCCTGCTCGCCGACCTTCGGCTCGAGCACCACGAGACCCAGCTCGCCGAGCTCGACATCAAGCCGTACGAGCTCGTCGTCGTGAACCTCTACCCGTTCGCCGAGACGGTCGCCTCCGGCGCCGGCGAGGCCGAGGTCGTCGAGCAGATCGACATCGGCGGCCCCGCCATGGTGCGCGCCTCGGCGAAGAACCACGCGAACGTGGCCGTGGTCGTCTCGCCCGACCGCTACGCCGAGATCGCCGCGGCCGTCACGGCCGGGGGCACGACGCTCGCACAGCGGCAGGTGCTCGCCCGTGAGGCGTTCCGCCACACCGCGTCGTACGACGTGGCGGTCGCGTCGTGGATCGGGTCGGTCGTCGCACCCGACCAGCCCGCAGAGGAGTCGCCGTTCCCCGCATGGGTCGGCGGCACCTGGTCGAAGGACGCCGACCTGCGCTACGGCGAGAACTCGCACCAGAAGGCCGCGATCTACGCCTCGAACGGCGGCAGGCCCGGCATCGCCCAGTCGGTCGTGCTGCACGGCAAGGAGATGTCGTACAACAACTACGTCGACGCCGACGCGGCTGTGCGCGCCGCGTTCGACTTCGACGCGCCCGCCGTGGCCATCATCAAGCACGCGAACCCGTGCGGCATCGCGGTCGCGTCGGCCGGGGCATCCGACCCCATCGCCGACGCCCACCGTCGCGCGCACGAGTGCGACCCGGTCTCGGCCTTCGGCGGGGTGATCGCGGCGAACCGCACCGTCACGCTCGAGATGGCGCAGACCGTCTCCGGCATCTTCACCGAGGTGCTCATCGCGCCCGCCTTCGAGGCCGAGGCGCTCGAACTGCTGACCCAGAAGAAGAACATCCGCCTGCTCACGCTGCCCGAGGGCTTCGCGCCGACGGCCGTCGAGCTCAAGCAGGTCTCGGGCGGACTCCTGCTGCAGCAGGCCGACCGCGACTTCGCGCCGGCCTCCGACTGGACCCTGGCCGCGGGTGAGCCGGCCGACGAGGCCACGCTCGCCGACCTCGAGTTCGCGTGGCGCGCGTGCCGTGCGGTCAAGTCGAACGCGATCCTGCTCGCCTCGGGCGGCGCATCGGTCGGCGTCGGCATGGGCCAGGTCAACCGCGTCGACTCGTGCAAGCTCGCGGTCGAGCGTGCGGGCGAGCGGGCCTCGGGCTCGGTCGCGGCCTCCGACGCGTTCTTCCCGTTCGCCGACGGCCTGCAGATCCTGCTCGACGGCGGCGTGCGCGCGGTCGTGCAGCCCGGCGGCTCGGTGCGCGACGAAGAGGTCGTCGAGGCGGCCCGCGCAGCCGGCGTCACGATGTACTTCACGGGCGAGCGCCACTTCTTCCACTGA
- a CDS encoding Glu/Leu/Phe/Val dehydrogenase family protein, which yields MTITHAPAHPMQAGATAAALPLDAPDHERVLISHGRRSGLTIIVAVHSTKLGQALGGARLWRYASWTDGLADALRLSQAMTMKNAAAGLARGGGKSVVVIPEGVALDGRAIHDAMLDLGDAIESLDGAYMTAEDVGTSAELMAVVAERTEHVCGLPPEQGGVGEPADATAAGVHASIVATVEHVFGTRDLAGRHFVISGLGQVGGRLARSLTAAGAELTVTDVAADKRALADELGAAWVDPADAHLVDADVFVPCGLGGVLTPEVVRDLRVRAVVGAANNQLASREVAGLLAARGIVWAPDFVVNAGGVIYLDVASRPGADQAALDARIAGIGETVASVLRSADEHGTTTLAAADRLAHARLEAAN from the coding sequence ATGACGATCACCCACGCCCCCGCCCACCCGATGCAGGCCGGGGCGACCGCAGCAGCCCTTCCGCTCGACGCACCTGACCACGAGCGCGTGCTCATCTCGCACGGCCGCCGTTCCGGCCTCACGATCATCGTGGCCGTGCACTCGACCAAGCTGGGCCAGGCCCTCGGCGGCGCCCGCCTCTGGCGCTACGCGAGCTGGACCGACGGCCTCGCCGACGCCCTGCGCCTCTCGCAGGCCATGACCATGAAGAACGCCGCGGCCGGCCTCGCGCGCGGCGGCGGCAAGTCCGTCGTCGTGATCCCCGAAGGCGTCGCGCTCGACGGACGCGCGATCCACGACGCCATGCTCGACCTCGGCGATGCCATCGAGTCGCTCGACGGCGCGTACATGACCGCAGAAGACGTCGGCACGAGCGCCGAGCTCATGGCGGTCGTCGCCGAGCGCACCGAGCACGTGTGCGGGCTCCCGCCCGAGCAGGGCGGCGTCGGCGAACCGGCCGACGCCACCGCCGCGGGGGTGCACGCGTCGATCGTCGCGACCGTCGAGCACGTCTTCGGCACGCGCGACCTCGCCGGTCGTCACTTCGTGATCTCCGGCCTCGGACAGGTCGGCGGCAGGCTCGCCCGCTCCCTCACCGCCGCGGGCGCCGAGCTCACGGTCACGGATGTCGCCGCCGACAAGCGCGCCCTCGCCGACGAGCTCGGCGCCGCGTGGGTCGACCCGGCCGACGCGCACCTCGTCGATGCCGACGTGTTCGTGCCGTGCGGACTGGGCGGCGTGCTCACGCCCGAGGTCGTGCGCGACCTGCGCGTGCGCGCCGTCGTCGGCGCGGCCAACAACCAGCTCGCCTCGCGCGAGGTGGCCGGGCTGCTCGCCGCACGGGGCATCGTCTGGGCGCCCGACTTCGTCGTGAACGCCGGCGGGGTCATCTACCTCGACGTCGCAAGCCGCCCGGGTGCCGACCAGGCCGCCCTCGACGCGCGCATCGCAGGCATCGGCGAGACCGTCGCCTCGGTGCTCCGATCGGCCGACGAGCACGGCACGACCACGCTCGCCGCAGCCGACCGGCTCGCGCACGCCAGGCTCGAAGCCGCGAACTGA
- the ddaH gene encoding dimethylargininase, with amino-acid sequence MTSPAATPATPARFRPEPTLGRRVLAVFAASAAVAGLAGVVAVLAFFIGNAQSPQAFGQISGHFALMAFITWALLSVGNAAGATRAWFLTLITGFTSACLASLIGTTITATSIGYPVSAPLFLFVIGSLVSLNLLFILAVVVGEMFLAPRVLRGILDYAPERAPRRIALVRIPATNLDEGLLTHVERRPVDHALADDQWDNYCAALVAEGWETIEVDAAPDLADSVFVEDAVVMFGDLAVIAHPGAESRRPETEAVERAVRSIQGVTVASILAPGTLDGGDVLKVGSTVYVGASSRTNAEGIRQLRALLAPHGYEVVAVPLTKALHLKSAVTALPDGTVIGDPERIDVPSLFPRFLPVHEPEGVAVVALSDESLLMSSAAPRTAAMLSDLGYRVVTVDISEFEKLEGCVTCLSVRVR; translated from the coding sequence ATGACGTCCCCCGCCGCCACGCCCGCCACCCCTGCCCGGTTCAGACCCGAGCCGACGCTCGGACGCCGGGTCCTGGCGGTGTTCGCAGCCTCCGCGGCCGTCGCCGGGCTCGCGGGCGTCGTCGCCGTGCTGGCGTTCTTCATCGGCAACGCGCAGTCGCCGCAGGCCTTCGGCCAGATCTCGGGCCATTTCGCGCTCATGGCGTTCATCACCTGGGCGCTGCTGTCGGTCGGCAACGCCGCGGGTGCGACGCGTGCGTGGTTCCTCACCCTCATCACGGGCTTCACGTCGGCGTGCCTCGCCTCGCTCATCGGCACGACGATCACGGCGACCTCGATCGGGTATCCCGTCTCGGCTCCGCTGTTCCTGTTCGTCATCGGCTCGCTCGTGAGCCTCAACCTGCTCTTCATCCTCGCGGTCGTGGTCGGCGAGATGTTCCTCGCGCCGCGCGTGCTGCGCGGAATCCTCGACTACGCCCCCGAGCGCGCACCGCGCCGCATCGCGCTCGTGCGCATCCCGGCGACGAACCTCGACGAGGGCCTGCTCACGCACGTCGAGCGCCGACCCGTCGACCACGCGCTCGCCGACGACCAGTGGGACAACTACTGCGCGGCGCTCGTCGCCGAAGGCTGGGAGACCATCGAGGTCGACGCGGCGCCCGACCTCGCCGATTCCGTGTTCGTCGAAGACGCCGTCGTGATGTTCGGCGACCTCGCCGTCATCGCGCACCCGGGCGCCGAGTCCCGCCGCCCCGAGACCGAGGCGGTCGAGCGCGCGGTGCGCTCGATCCAGGGCGTCACGGTCGCGAGCATCCTCGCCCCCGGCACCCTCGACGGCGGCGACGTGCTGAAGGTGGGCTCGACGGTCTACGTCGGCGCCAGCAGCCGGACGAACGCCGAGGGCATCCGCCAGCTTCGCGCACTGCTCGCGCCGCACGGCTACGAGGTCGTCGCGGTGCCGTTGACCAAGGCACTGCACCTGAAGAGCGCGGTGACGGCGCTGCCCGACGGCACCGTCATCGGCGATCCCGAGCGCATCGACGTGCCGAGCCTGTTCCCGAGGTTCCTCCCGGTCCACGAGCCCGAGGGCGTCGCGGTCGTCGCCCTCAGCGACGAGTCGCTGCTCATGTCGTCGGCGGCGCCGCGCACGGCCGCCATGCTCTCCGACCTCGGCTACCGAGTGGTCACGGTCGACATCAGCGAGTTCGAGAAGCTCGAGGGCTGCGTCACGTGCCTGTCGGTGCGGGTGCGCTGA
- a CDS encoding ABC transporter ATP-binding protein — MSTLAAEHVSRTFTTDAGDVHAVADVSLEVRPGELLVVTGPSGAGKTTLLNLLGGLDRPTSGRVLLGDADLSTLGDDALAAIRREQLGYVFQSFGLIPVLSAAENVEVPLRLLRMQPAERESRVAEALEAVGLGAHGAQRPYELSGGQQRRVGIARALAARPRLLLADEPTGQLDSGTAATVMDLIGELVHARGVAAVVTTHDPALARRADRMLELHDGAARADRVSAPAPTGT; from the coding sequence ATGAGCACGCTCGCCGCCGAACACGTCAGCCGCACCTTCACGACCGACGCCGGGGACGTCCATGCGGTCGCCGACGTGTCGCTCGAGGTGCGCCCCGGTGAACTGCTCGTCGTCACGGGCCCGTCGGGCGCCGGCAAGACGACCCTGCTGAACCTGCTCGGCGGGCTCGACCGACCGACCTCGGGCCGGGTGCTGCTCGGCGACGCCGACCTCTCGACGCTCGGCGACGACGCCCTCGCGGCGATCCGACGCGAGCAGCTCGGCTACGTCTTCCAGTCGTTCGGGCTCATTCCGGTGCTCTCCGCAGCCGAGAACGTGGAGGTGCCGCTGCGCCTGCTGCGCATGCAGCCCGCCGAGCGCGAGTCGCGCGTGGCCGAAGCGCTCGAGGCCGTGGGTCTCGGCGCGCACGGCGCACAACGGCCCTACGAGCTCTCGGGCGGCCAGCAGCGACGCGTCGGCATCGCCAGGGCCCTCGCTGCGAGGCCGCGACTCCTGCTGGCCGACGAGCCGACGGGTCAGCTCGACAGCGGCACCGCGGCGACCGTGATGGACCTCATCGGCGAACTCGTGCACGCGCGAGGCGTCGCGGCGGTCGTCACGACGCACGACCCGGCGCTCGCGCGTCGGGCCGACCGCATGCTCGAGCTGCACGACGGGGCGGCGCGCGCCGATCGGGTCAGCGCACCCGCACCGACAGGCACGTGA
- a CDS encoding ATP-binding cassette domain-containing protein, translating to MADTLTHPHILCTDLVRIFTADGVEVQALQGLNLRVEPGEMVAVIGASGSGKSTLLTILSGLDTATAGSASVAGHDLLAMGSRERVQYRRHTVGFVWQQASRNLLPYLTAAENVALAMSIAGTSGGSARAARVGELLDLLRVGDVRDRRPADLSGGQQQRVAIAVALANDPLVLLADEPTGELDEATSSAVLEAMRSVNEELGVTTLIVTHDPTVSGHVRRTVQIRDGRTSTEVLRSTRVDEHGAEEHVAEEFAVLDRVGRLQLPHEFVQRLDLRDRVRLALEPDHVGVWPGGVRRPPGQSAGSDPAPEPTAGAAPGPESTPEPSPDLSPEPSPEPNEESR from the coding sequence GTGGCAGACACGCTGACCCACCCGCACATCCTGTGCACCGACCTGGTGCGCATCTTCACGGCCGACGGCGTCGAGGTGCAGGCGCTGCAGGGTCTGAACCTGCGCGTCGAGCCCGGCGAGATGGTCGCCGTCATCGGCGCCTCGGGCTCTGGGAAGTCGACGCTGCTCACGATCCTCTCGGGCCTCGACACCGCCACGGCGGGCAGTGCGAGCGTCGCGGGGCACGACCTGCTCGCCATGGGCTCGCGCGAGCGCGTGCAGTATCGCAGGCACACGGTCGGATTCGTGTGGCAGCAGGCGTCGCGGAACCTCCTCCCCTACCTGACGGCGGCCGAGAACGTCGCCCTCGCCATGAGCATCGCCGGCACCTCTGGCGGTTCCGCACGCGCCGCACGGGTGGGCGAGCTGCTCGACCTCCTGCGCGTCGGCGACGTTCGCGACCGCAGGCCCGCCGACCTCTCTGGCGGCCAGCAGCAGCGGGTCGCCATCGCGGTCGCCCTCGCGAACGACCCGCTCGTGCTCCTCGCCGACGAACCGACCGGCGAGCTCGACGAGGCCACCTCGTCTGCCGTGCTCGAGGCCATGCGCAGCGTCAACGAGGAACTCGGCGTGACGACGCTCATCGTGACCCACGACCCCACGGTCTCGGGGCATGTGCGACGCACCGTGCAGATCCGCGACGGCCGCACCTCCACCGAGGTGCTGCGCTCGACGCGCGTCGACGAGCACGGCGCAGAGGAGCACGTGGCCGAGGAGTTCGCGGTGCTCGACCGCGTCGGCCGCCTGCAGTTGCCGCACGAGTTCGTGCAGCGCCTCGACCTGCGCGACCGAGTCCGCCTCGCGCTCGAACCCGACCACGTCGGCGTCTGGCCCGGCGGCGTCCGACGACCGCCCGGGCAATCCGCCGGGTCCGATCCCGCGCCCGAGCCGACGGCCGGGGCAGCGCCGGGGCCCGAGAGCACGCCCGAGCCCTCGCCCGATCTGTCACCCGAGCCCTCGCCCGAGCCGAACGAGGAGTCGCGATGA
- a CDS encoding ABC transporter permease produces the protein MSAAHRSRLSTAGLLRRHLTTAPGASILLALLVLTGAFLATAVPRAATALHTAALHEQLASVPAAELDLTATSRERPGVGPSAGTTTLDDDVEDVWGAQEDRLAAIVDEMPAPLAAITEPPLAMLTIAPIRAQVPGASPSSPSYRIMPGFDPRLREHVELTSGDWPAPVEAPVPSASPIGLVLADAVAERMEWTIGEQRVIDVDGAPQPVVLSGTVAPIDPDDGVWTHIVPALEPSVVDNGLAPPEITAVAFLDPASWSDFARVSVPLTLEVWIPVDTASLTADAAPDLQTMLGRFSSDLHVVGDGGWVDEYYTVGELGFSSTLRDELAIATAAATASDALLATVASGPIGVMVAVLVLGARVVFERRRAGLELVAARGASTGQLRGILALEGGLVGVPAAIVGAVAGTLAFDADGRPVGWLVAVVFAATPAALLVASAPSLSPLRRARADLGASAGGRLRWIGELVVLLLAVASVVLLLRRGLAGSAASVGVDPLLAAVPLLLSLAACLVVLRIYPLPLARVARSMAARPGLVGFLGSARALRDPSAGLVPVLAVVVGVSVAVFSSVLLGTIRSGVDAAASHRVGADASVSGVPLTQAQLGELGDAPGVEAIAPVYSTRNASISIDGRQRTTTLVVIDVAEMQAVQQGRPDATPLPDALADPPSADGVPVLVSGVVAAVTADADEIELDGDPYAVLGVVDGTTAYSPRANWMLMDRANAEPYTDTLVPRTVLVRFDEGADPADVVAELERIAPDSAVETPWSVAETLNSSPTVQGLVAALIAAIVLSSLLTALAIVLTLVVGRPARERLLPLLATLGLDRRGERGLVAWEIGPVTAVSLVVGAVLGAVLPFVVLGGIDLSAFTGGDAQPAVAYDPLLISAVLAASVVVTVVASALAASPGSRIDVARAMRKEEEG, from the coding sequence ATGAGCGCCGCACATCGATCGCGCCTGTCGACCGCGGGCCTGCTGCGCCGGCACCTGACCACGGCCCCCGGTGCGTCGATCCTGCTCGCCCTGCTCGTGCTGACGGGCGCGTTCCTCGCGACGGCCGTGCCGCGCGCGGCCACTGCGCTGCACACCGCGGCCCTGCACGAGCAGCTCGCCTCGGTGCCCGCGGCCGAGCTCGACCTCACGGCGACCTCGCGTGAGCGGCCGGGCGTCGGGCCGTCGGCCGGAACCACGACGCTCGATGACGACGTCGAGGACGTGTGGGGCGCGCAGGAGGACCGGCTCGCGGCGATCGTCGACGAGATGCCCGCGCCGCTCGCCGCGATCACCGAACCGCCGCTCGCGATGCTCACGATCGCGCCCATCCGGGCGCAGGTGCCCGGTGCGAGCCCCAGCTCGCCGTCCTACCGCATCATGCCCGGCTTCGACCCACGGCTGCGCGAGCACGTCGAGCTCACCTCGGGCGACTGGCCCGCACCCGTCGAGGCCCCCGTGCCCTCGGCCTCCCCCATCGGACTCGTGCTCGCCGACGCGGTCGCCGAACGCATGGAGTGGACGATCGGCGAGCAGCGGGTCATCGACGTCGACGGAGCCCCGCAGCCGGTCGTGCTGTCCGGCACCGTCGCGCCCATCGACCCCGACGACGGCGTCTGGACCCACATCGTGCCCGCTCTCGAGCCCTCCGTGGTCGACAACGGGCTCGCGCCTCCCGAGATCACCGCGGTCGCCTTCCTCGACCCCGCCTCGTGGTCGGACTTCGCACGGGTGAGCGTGCCGCTGACGCTCGAGGTCTGGATCCCCGTCGACACCGCGAGCCTCACCGCCGACGCAGCACCTGACCTGCAGACCATGCTCGGCCGGTTCTCGAGCGACCTGCACGTCGTCGGCGACGGCGGCTGGGTCGACGAGTACTACACGGTCGGCGAGCTCGGCTTCTCGAGCACCCTCCGCGACGAGCTCGCGATCGCGACCGCCGCGGCCACGGCGAGCGACGCACTGCTGGCCACCGTGGCATCCGGCCCGATCGGCGTCATGGTCGCCGTGCTCGTGCTCGGCGCACGCGTGGTGTTCGAACGACGCCGCGCCGGCCTCGAACTGGTCGCGGCGCGCGGCGCATCGACCGGCCAGTTGCGCGGGATCCTCGCGCTCGAGGGCGGCCTCGTCGGCGTGCCGGCCGCGATCGTCGGAGCCGTCGCGGGAACGCTGGCGTTCGACGCCGACGGCCGGCCGGTCGGCTGGCTCGTCGCCGTGGTCTTCGCGGCCACGCCGGCAGCCCTGCTCGTCGCGTCCGCCCCGTCGCTCAGCCCGCTGCGGCGTGCGCGCGCCGATCTGGGCGCCTCGGCCGGCGGCCGCCTGCGCTGGATCGGCGAGCTCGTGGTCCTGCTGCTCGCCGTGGCATCCGTCGTGCTGCTCCTGCGGCGGGGACTCGCGGGTTCCGCCGCCTCGGTCGGCGTCGACCCGCTCCTCGCGGCGGTGCCGCTGCTGCTCTCGCTGGCCGCCTGCCTCGTCGTGCTCCGCATCTACCCGCTTCCCCTCGCGCGCGTCGCGCGCTCGATGGCGGCCAGGCCGGGGCTCGTCGGCTTCCTCGGGTCCGCGCGCGCACTGCGCGACCCCTCCGCCGGGCTCGTGCCCGTGCTCGCGGTCGTCGTCGGCGTGTCGGTCGCGGTGTTCTCGTCGGTGCTGCTCGGCACGATCCGCTCGGGGGTCGACGCCGCGGCATCCCATCGGGTCGGGGCGGATGCCTCGGTGTCGGGCGTGCCGTTGACGCAGGCGCAGCTCGGCGAACTGGGCGACGCGCCCGGCGTCGAGGCGATCGCGCCGGTCTACTCGACCAGGAACGCCTCGATCTCGATCGACGGACGACAGCGCACGACGACGCTCGTCGTGATCGACGTCGCCGAGATGCAGGCCGTGCAGCAGGGCCGCCCCGATGCGACGCCGCTGCCCGACGCGCTCGCCGATCCTCCGTCCGCCGACGGAGTGCCGGTGCTCGTGTCCGGTGTCGTGGCTGCGGTGACCGCGGACGCCGACGAGATCGAGCTCGACGGCGACCCGTACGCCGTGCTCGGCGTCGTCGACGGGACCACCGCCTACTCGCCGCGCGCCAACTGGATGCTCATGGACCGCGCGAACGCCGAGCCGTACACCGACACGCTCGTGCCCCGCACCGTGCTCGTGCGCTTCGACGAGGGCGCCGACCCGGCCGACGTCGTCGCCGAGCTCGAGCGCATCGCCCCCGACAGCGCGGTCGAGACCCCTTGGAGCGTCGCCGAGACGCTGAACTCGAGCCCGACCGTGCAGGGACTCGTCGCCGCGCTCATCGCCGCGATCGTGCTCTCGAGCCTGCTGACGGCGCTCGCGATCGTGCTCACCCTCGTCGTCGGCCGCCCGGCGCGCGAGCGCCTGCTGCCGCTGCTCGCGACGCTCGGGCTCGACCGGCGCGGCGAGCGCGGGCTCGTGGCGTGGGAGATCGGGCCGGTCACGGCGGTGTCCCTCGTCGTCGGCGCCGTGCTCGGCGCCGTGCTGCCGTTCGTCGTGCTGGGCGGCATCGACCTCAGCGCGTTCACCGGCGGCGACGCCCAGCCGGCGGTCGCCTACGACCCGCTGCTCATCTCGGCGGTGCTCGCGGCATCCGTCGTCGTCACCGTCGTCGCGTCGGCGCTGGCCGCCTCGCCCGGGTCGCGCATCGACGTGGCGCGCGCGATGCGCAAGGAGGAGGAAGGATGA